A window of Variovorax paradoxus genomic DNA:
CCACCAGAAGCTCGGGCAGCTCGTGGAGCAGCTCGCGCAAAGAATGCACTCGTACAGGCCGTTGAGCTCTTCGCGCTCTTCGGGCGACTGCAGGCGTTCCTTCTCGGGCGGCACGTTGTCGTTCTGCAGGTACGGCTTGATCGAGTTGTACTGCTTGAAGAACTGCGTCATGTCCACGATCAGGTCGCGGATGACGGGCAGGCCCGGCAGCGGCTTGAGCACGACGGTGCCCTTGAGCGTGTTCATGTTGGTCAGGCAGGCCAGACCGTTCTTGCCGTTGATGTTCATCGCGTCGGAGCCGCAGACGCCTTCGCGGCACGAACGGCGGAACGACAGCGTGGGGTCCTGCGCCTTGAGCTTCATCAGGGCGTCGAGCAGCATGCGCTCATGGCCGTCGAGTTCGATCTCGACGGTCTGCATGTAGGGCTTGGCGTCCTTGTCCGGGTCGTAGCGATAGATCTGGAATGTGCGCTTCATCGTATGTTCCTAATTTTTAGAATGTCCGGACCTTCGGAGGCACCGAGGCGACCGTCAGGGGCTGCAGCTTGACCGGCTTGTACGAGAGGCGGTTGTCGTCGCTGTACCAGAGCGTGTGCTTCATCCAGTTGGCGTCGTCGCGGCCGAGCGGCGCGACCGGATCGTCGGCCGGGCGTTCGTAGTCTTCGACCGTGTGGGCGCCGCGGCATTCCTTGCGGGCAGCGGCCGAGACCATGGTGGCCTGCGCCACTTCGATCAGGTTGTCGACTTCCAGCGCTTCGATGCGGGCGGTGTTGAACACCTTCGACTTGTCCTTCAGGCCGATGGCCTTGACGCGCTCGCGCACGGCGGCGATCTTGACCACGCCTTCGTCCATCGAGGCCTGCTTGCGGAACACGGCGGCATGCTGCTGCATGACGGCGCGGATCTCGCCGGCCACGTCCTGCGCGTACTCGCCGCCGGTGGTGGCTTCGAGGCGGTTCAGGCGCTCCAGCGTGCGGTCGGCCGCATCGTTGGGCAGGGGCTTGTGTTCCTTGAGCTTGTCGGCGAACTCGACGATGTGGTTGCCGGCCGCGCGGCCGAACACCAGCAGGTCGAGCAGCGAGTTCGTGCCCAGGCGGTTGGCGCCGTGCACGCTCACGCAGGAGCATTCGCCCACCGCGTAGAGGCCGTTCACGACGGCGCTGTTGTCCTCGCCCTTCTGCACCACGACCTGGCCGTGGATGTTGGTGGGGATGCCGCCCATCTGGTAGTGGATGGTCGGCACGACGGGAATCGGTTCCTTGGTGATGTCGACGTTGGCGAAGTTGACGCCGATTTCGTACACCGAGGGCAGGCGCTTGTGGATGGTGTCGGCGCCCAGGTGGTCGAGCTTGAGCAGCACGTAGTCCTTGTTGGGACCGCAGCCTCGGCCTTCCTTGATTTCCTGGTCCATGGAGCGCGAGACGAAGTCGCGCGGCGCCAGGTCCTTCAGCGTGGGCGCATAGCGCTCCATGAAGCGTTCGCCGTTGCTGTTCAGCAGGATCGCGCCTTCGCCGCGGCAGCCTTCGGTCAGCAGCACGCCCGCGCCGGCCACGCCGGTCGGGTGGAACTGCCAGAACTCCATGTCCTGCAGCGGAATGCCCGAGCGAGCGGCCATGCCGAGGCCGTCGCCGGTGTTGATGAATGCGTTGGTCGAGGCCTGGAAGATGCGGCCCGCGCCGCCGGTGGCCAGCAGCACGGTCTTGGCCTGCAGGATGTGCAGGTCGCCGGTTTCCATTTCGAGGGCGGTCACGCCGACCACGTCGCCTTCTTCGTCACGGATGAGGTCGAGCGCCATCCATTCGACGAAGAACTGGGTGCGGGCTTCCACGTTCTTCTGGTAGAGCGTGTGCAGCATCGCGTGGCCGGTACGGTCGGCCGCGGCGCAGGCGCGCTGCACGGGCTTTTCGCCGTAGTTGGCCGTGTGGCCGCCGAACGGACGCTGGTAGATGGTGCCGTCGGGGTTGCGGTCGAACGGCATGCCGAAGTGCTCGAGCTCGTACACGACCTTCGGTGCTTCGCGGCACATGAACTCGATCGCGTCCTGGTCGCCGAGCCAGTCGGAACCCTTGATCGTGTCGTAGAAGTGGTAGTGCCAGTTGTCTTCGCTCATGTTGCCGAGCGATGCACCCACGCCGCCCTGGGCGGCGACGGTGTGCGAACGGGTCGGGAACACCTTGGAGAGCACGGCCACGTTGAGGCCGGCACGTGCGAGTTGCAGCGAGGCGCGCATGCCGGAGCCGCCGGCACCGACGATCACGACGTCGAACTTGCGCTTGGTGATTTTTTCTTTTGTGTAGGTCATGGTGGGGTCAGATCTTCCAAAGCACTTGAATGGCCCAACCCGCACAACCGACAAGCCAGACGATGGTGAAAATTTGCAGCACGAGACGGATGGCGACGGGCTGGACGTAGTCCATCCAGACGTCGCGCATGCCGACCCACACGTGGTAGAGCAGGGCGACGATCACGGAGAACGTCAGCACCTTCATCCACTGCGCGGCAAAGATGCCGGCCCAGAGGTCGTAGCCGATGGGGCCGCGGGTGAAGATCAGTTGTGCGAGCAGCACGATGGTGAAGAGGGCCATCAGGCCGCCGGTGATGCGCTGGCTGAGCCAGTCGCGAAGACCGTAGTGCGCGCCGACGACGATGCGCTTGGAGCCGTAATTCACAGACATGGTTGGCTCCTTCTCAGTACAGGCCGAACAGCTTGGCGCCCAGCACCAGCGTGAGGATGATGCTCGCGCCCAGCGTGAAGAGGGCGGAGGTGTGGCCGAATTCCTTGGTCACGGCGGAGTGGCTCACGTCCATCCAGAGGTGGCGCAGGCCGGCGATGAAGTGGTGCAGATAGGCCCAGATCAGCGCGAGCGCGACGAGCTTGAAGAACCAACCCGGAGCGAAGCCGATGCCGACGTTGAAGGCGCTCTTGAATTTCGCGAACGAATAGTCAGATGACAGCGACGTGTCGAACATCCAGATGATGAACGGCAGCAGCAGGAACATGATCACGCCGCTCACGCGGTGCAGGATCGACACGATGCCCGCCGGCGGGAGCCGGTAGGTCGTGAGATCGGTGAATGCATTGATGTTCCGGAATTCGCGGCGCGGTGGCCGGGGAGGATTTGCAAGCTCTGTCATGGGGGGAGGGCTTTCGTGGCTTGGATGACTTGTTCTGAGAGCGAACGCTTTTGTTTCTTATGCGGAAGTGCAAACAACGCAAAATTCTATTGCAATGCACCATCGGGCAGCGGACGCGCACGAGTCAGCGCACCGTTGCAGTCGGATGCTATTGACTTCGTAGCACGTCGTGCGTGTTTCGTGCGCACGCTGGCGCACCGGGATTCGGCCTTCGTCTGCATCGGGATCAGCCCAACTGGTTCCTGTAGTGGTGCGTGTCGGTGCGGTAGAGCCCGCGGCGCAGTTCCATGGGCATGTCATGGTAGGTGTGCGCCACGCGTTCCACGCTCAGCAGGGGCATCTGCAGCGTGACGTCGAGCAGCGCGGCCTGTTCGGCATCGGGCAGCACGGCGCGGATTTTTTCTTCGGCCCGCACCATGCGCACGCCGAATTCCGTTTCGAACAGCGCGTACATCGGCCCCGGCCACGCGCGCAGCCGCTCGGCCGTGAGGCCCTTGAAGGGCGTGCCGGGCAGCCAGAGGTCTTCAAGGATGGTCGGCACGCCGGCGTAGGCCAGCACGCGGCGCACCTGCAGCACGGCGTCGCCGGTGCGCAGGCCGAGGGCGCGCGCCACGTCGGCCGACGCGCGCAGGCGCTTGCAGTCGACGATGGTGCGCACGGCGGGGCCTTCGCTGCTCGGGTCGCCGGCATCGGGCACGAGCTTGAGGAAGCGGTACTGCACATGCTGCTCGGCATGCGTGGCGACGAAGGTGCCCTTGCCCTGGCGGCGCACCACCAGGTTTTCGGCAGACAGCTCGTCGATGGCCTTGCGCACCGTTCCCTGGCTCACGCGAAAACGCACGGCCAGGTCCATCTCGCTGGGGATGGGCTCGCCCGGCTTCCACTCGCCCGCCTGCAGGCTCTGCAGGATCAGGGTCTTGATCTGCTGGTAGAGCGGACTGAAGGACGGCGTGGGGGGCTCGTCGAGTGTTGTGGGCGTGTTCATGGCAGCGGTGGGGTGCGCCGTGGCGGCGCCCCCGAGGATATCTTATATAAGACATAAGACGGGGCTTATTGAATCGGCTTAAA
This region includes:
- a CDS encoding succinate dehydrogenase iron-sulfur subunit, yielding MKRTFQIYRYDPDKDAKPYMQTVEIELDGHERMLLDALMKLKAQDPTLSFRRSCREGVCGSDAMNINGKNGLACLTNMNTLKGTVVLKPLPGLPVIRDLIVDMTQFFKQYNSIKPYLQNDNVPPEKERLQSPEEREELNGLYECILCASCSTSCPSFWWNPDKFVGPAGLLQAYRFIADSRDEATAERLDNLEDPYRLFRCHTIMNCVDVCPKSLNPTKAIGKIKELMVRRAI
- the sdhA gene encoding succinate dehydrogenase flavoprotein subunit, producing the protein MTYTKEKITKRKFDVVIVGAGGSGMRASLQLARAGLNVAVLSKVFPTRSHTVAAQGGVGASLGNMSEDNWHYHFYDTIKGSDWLGDQDAIEFMCREAPKVVYELEHFGMPFDRNPDGTIYQRPFGGHTANYGEKPVQRACAAADRTGHAMLHTLYQKNVEARTQFFVEWMALDLIRDEEGDVVGVTALEMETGDLHILQAKTVLLATGGAGRIFQASTNAFINTGDGLGMAARSGIPLQDMEFWQFHPTGVAGAGVLLTEGCRGEGAILLNSNGERFMERYAPTLKDLAPRDFVSRSMDQEIKEGRGCGPNKDYVLLKLDHLGADTIHKRLPSVYEIGVNFANVDITKEPIPVVPTIHYQMGGIPTNIHGQVVVQKGEDNSAVVNGLYAVGECSCVSVHGANRLGTNSLLDLLVFGRAAGNHIVEFADKLKEHKPLPNDAADRTLERLNRLEATTGGEYAQDVAGEIRAVMQQHAAVFRKQASMDEGVVKIAAVRERVKAIGLKDKSKVFNTARIEALEVDNLIEVAQATMVSAAARKECRGAHTVEDYERPADDPVAPLGRDDANWMKHTLWYSDDNRLSYKPVKLQPLTVASVPPKVRTF
- the sdhD gene encoding succinate dehydrogenase, hydrophobic membrane anchor protein codes for the protein MSVNYGSKRIVVGAHYGLRDWLSQRITGGLMALFTIVLLAQLIFTRGPIGYDLWAGIFAAQWMKVLTFSVIVALLYHVWVGMRDVWMDYVQPVAIRLVLQIFTIVWLVGCAGWAIQVLWKI
- the sdhC gene encoding succinate dehydrogenase, cytochrome b556 subunit, which encodes MTELANPPRPPRREFRNINAFTDLTTYRLPPAGIVSILHRVSGVIMFLLLPFIIWMFDTSLSSDYSFAKFKSAFNVGIGFAPGWFFKLVALALIWAYLHHFIAGLRHLWMDVSHSAVTKEFGHTSALFTLGASIILTLVLGAKLFGLY
- a CDS encoding GntR family transcriptional regulator, coding for MNTPTTLDEPPTPSFSPLYQQIKTLILQSLQAGEWKPGEPIPSEMDLAVRFRVSQGTVRKAIDELSAENLVVRRQGKGTFVATHAEQHVQYRFLKLVPDAGDPSSEGPAVRTIVDCKRLRASADVARALGLRTGDAVLQVRRVLAYAGVPTILEDLWLPGTPFKGLTAERLRAWPGPMYALFETEFGVRMVRAEEKIRAVLPDAEQAALLDVTLQMPLLSVERVAHTYHDMPMELRRGLYRTDTHHYRNQLG